ttatCATTCAACAAAAGCACTAGTTGAGTTATTTATCATGTATTTTCAGAGTCCCATCTAATGAAGCAGTCAAAAATAAGTTGTTTCAACACTATCAAGAACTGATGTCAACTACAGAGCTGTCTAGTTGAAATTTGTACATCCTCCCCCAACAATATCTCTGAGGGCTTGTTCTCACTTTTCCAGAGGCTGAGCAGTTAGTCTAATATTTAGTGAAGACTAtatagcagtggttctcaactagtCTAGCTTAAGGACCCACCAACAGCTGAATGAGAAACCGCAACAAaactctgaaaatgttcaaccaatGAGCTTTATTTGATGACaaatagtgcagtttggacctcaggtTGCAAAACACATCTGGCAGAACAAAGAGATGGCAGCAAAAACACTTAATtgactttttgacacttttttttccatgcacacaattgcgacccactgaaaaggctccgtgacccacttttgggtcctgaccagTTAGGACCACTGATATATAGAATGTACTCACTTTATTTGTGTACTTGGCAATGTCTGCAGCCACATCTGCTGAGGCAGTGGGAATATAGAGGTCTGTTGCCACAGGCGTAGATGTAGCAGCTGTGCCTGAACTTGAAGCTGCCATCATGGAAACAGAAGCTGGACTACTGGACACAAGGGTTACAGCCGAGGTGGATGTGCTGATCGGGGGGTCTTTTTGTTGAACAGCTTGAATTAAAACAGATATATAATCAAAAACAGGGACAGTTGTGACCGTAATTGACCATTATAATTGCATTCCAACGGTTTAATCCTTAGCTATATTTACCCAGGATATcataaacattcaaaataacacAAGGGAATGAGGACATATACTGGCCAACACACTGCGTATTATTATACTTGCTTACTGATATGATTTCTACCTTTTACGGCCTGTCTGGTCTGATAGCGTGTGCTTTGTGAAGACTGCTGTGTTGAAGATGAGGATACGGCTGTTGAGCTGTTCCCAGCGGCCTGTGTCTGAGTCAGCACTTGAGCCTGGCCTTGCCTGGGAGAGGATGCCTGCATCTGTGTGGCTGCCACCGGTTGCTGGTTCTGTTGCTGACGCTGCACCTTCTGCATGTGCCACTTCTGAGAGGAGGTCTGAAATTTGGCTGTTGTATTCCACACCACAGCTCTCTGCACAACTGGCACTGTCTCTCTGggcagcagagggcgctgtttcTTCAATGCGGGTGTTGCGGAGGCTgaaggcgaggaggaggaggagggggtgtttgCAGTGGCACTGGACACGGTTGTAAGGCTTGCAGTGGCAGGAGAAGGAGTAGTGAAGGAGACCATAGGGACAGGGATTGCCATAGGGGACTGTGTGGAAGCATTGGAGGCTGTGGAGGGAGCTGCACTGCTTTGAGAAGGGACTGCTGATGGGGTCTGGGCTTTACCTACAAGGGAAGGCAACTTCATTATTTAGCAGAACCGCTATTAAATGCGGCTGATGTTTCCTCATGTGTTAGGTGCTCAAAACTGACATATCATTGAGTTGGATCAGCAGAGAAAAGCACAACACTCACCTTCAAGTTTACTTGCAGATGATTCTTTAGCAATGTTGTTActtttcctgctcctcttcctgtccTTGCCTCCCTGATCCTCTCCAAGGTCTATaaccagctctctctctgagtcagaGTCCTCCAAAAGCTGCTTTGTATCTTCTTTCACCTGTGCCTTCTCTCTGGGACCAGATAATGTCGGAGCTCCTTTGGTCTTCTCTGAGCAGTCTTTCTCTGAATCTTTGCCtattttcactttatttgaagCATCTTGTGATGTTGCAGAGGTGTTTTCTGCTGAAGACTCGGGAGCCGTAGGAGAATTGGCCTTACCCTCCTTATCTTGGCTCAGGGGATTTTGTTCTTTGACTTTACTTTGTGTGGGCTCCTTCTGTGCTTCTTCACTGGGTTCTGTATCCTGACCATCCTTAGTCCTTTGTTCCTCATCACTGGCATACTCGCTGTCGCTGGAGTCAGACTTGTCTGAGTCTTCTGATTCACTCTGTTCCACACCTTTATACACATCAACAGAGATCTCGTCTATACCTGCAAAACAAGAGAATAGGCGACATATTCTATCACTGTTCAATATGTTCAGCTATAGTGGAACACAATTTAGCAGGAAATAATTCTAAAAAGCCACATCACCAAAATAACATCTATTTTTCCTGATGACTATTAAGAATAGAAATACTTTACAAATGACTAATTTTCTATGCAAACCCTACTGACCAAGCTGTGCCTTGCAACTCTCAATCGTTTTGTCCAAGTTCAGCTGGAAACGGCTCTTGATCTGTCTTTTTGGAGACGTGAGGACTGGTTTGGCTTCTTGTTTCTGCTGAACTGTTTCACTTAGCTCCTTCAGGTCCATTTCAGCCTTGCTCCTGTCTGGAAGAACACAAGGTAAAATACATCATACCAGCAGTACCAGTAGCACAGGACAAGGACTTTTATTTCTAGCAGATCATGATCAACAGTGAACTATCTTTGAACACATAGAATGAAAGCTGTTCAATACATTCAAGCTGAGTCAGCATGTTGTCTATTGAataccatttatttttttacctaaaTTAAGGTTCAGAATGCTGCCAGTCGCTGGTGTTTTCTCCTGCTTGAGGATGCCAGGAGCTGGAGAGTGAAATGGTTTAGGGCTTTCCAAGGAACTGCCTGCAGGACCGGCTCTGGGATTGGCAGGTGATGCTATTTAGAgatatttaatgttaaaataaatctcctCCCATTTTACACATAATATAATTGTTGCTTTACTTAAATGCACCTGGTAAAGTACCTGCACAGTCCATGGACTCCTCTCCTGTGATGAACTGGCTGTTTGGAGCCTTTGATTGGGACTTGTCTGCTGACTCCTGTTCCCCATCGGAACCCGTGTGGGCAGAGGAGTTGGTGCTCATGGGAGAACGAGGCATCTCACTGAGAGGAAGCCGCCTGCCTGTGGTGCTCCCTCCCACACCAACCCCAGATAACATGGTCCTGGACAATGCAATCTTCGGCGATGCAGTCATATCAAAACTCAGCTTGATCTTCTCCTGTTTCTCAGGTTTGACAGGTGTTGATGACGGGTTCGAGGGATCCAGCAGCATCTGGAAGTTATTGTCAGGAGTGTAGGGTGTCCTGAAGGAGGCGTAGTTAAAGACCCCAAACTTCTTTCTCATGTTTTCCACATAGACCTCCATCTCCTGCATGGCGCTGTTGAAGATGCTTTTGGTCTTCTTCACAGAAAATGGAATCTCTTTTGACATGAGGTAGCAATTGTTTAATGGAACCCAAGCCCTTCAGGAAAAATACACACTTCATAAGAAACCCTTGAAACGTTGCTCCAAGTCAAGAGTAAATAAGGCAAAAAGGGCTGATACCTGTCATGCTGACCAAAAAAGCGTGCATCCACCTGTCCATCCTTATCGCGCAGAGCTTTAGCAGGCCAGAATGGAAATCCTTTCAGTTTAGCCCACACGAGAGGGTGTGGATTactctgcagacaaacagtAAAACACTCAATCTTTGCATTGGGTACACAATCTAGAGCAATCATCAACAAATGACTCAACTAGCTTACACAAGGCTCACAGAACCAGTTGTCTCTCTTCTGGCAAGCAGACAGGTAACACTCAGGACACACTTCAATCTCGTTCATCTGCAAtaaatgaaggtaaaaaaaaaagtatatttcagTGGTTAATGCAGTGCTTTGAATAAATTAACATTCAGAATTCAGTTTGTATATTCAAATGGCTTTTGACTGAAACCACAAACCCACCTCATGTTCACAGATTTTTACTATCACTTTTGCAGTTGCTGTAAGTTTGTGATTGCCTGGaaaaaggacacaaacattttaaacacgcATTAGACTGCAACAAGCTTTCCAAGTGAAACTGTATTCTAATAATAACACATTGTAATTGTTTAATAATTGAAAACATGAGCAATTTTTAACTAAAAAACACCATGAGGGTAACTAACATTAGACAATCAGAAAGTGACACACAGTCTATCCATTGAATCCATGTTACCAAAATTAATCCGCACAACAAAACATACCTCCATTGTATATAATACAGTTGTGCAAAATCCACTTTGCATCCGCCAAGAAGGCCTCTGTGCAgccatacattttctttttaatattctATAATGTAAAAGGAAAAGATGTCTGACTGACGAACTTATTTAAATTCATATTAtcaagaaaatactttttgaatgtggtttacCTTCTCTAGCGTGCAAAGATCCATAGGGTGAAAAATGTACTCTGCGTAATCTGGATGTTGTTCAAGAGATACAGGTTTCTGGAAGGGTTCGGTCTGTGTAATtgtgaagacagaaaataaagtgaAGGTAGATAAACTCTCAGGCCAAACTTATTGCTACAACCTCCCCCTCTATCGCACACGAACATGCTACTGACATGCTACtactaaaaacattaaaagccgcttcaaacaaaaggaggaaaacaCATGGAAGAAGAAATCATGATGGGGTCTTGTTAGTGGTGTAATTGATTACCCAATTAAAAGTCTTTCTCTGCGTGGAAGCTGCATGGGGGGAGCGAGATGACAAGCGGGGATGATCctgaaagagagtgagaggggcAGCTGTATCCTTACCACCAGCCAGCATATTTACCTTCATGGTTTCCAGCCATGATAGGCCCATTATAGAACAATGCTTGTTAGTTCTGTTATTAGAAATCACTTGCACATGCAGATCAATTATAAATCATGCTGGACTAATATTGGGCAGGTAGAATATCAGGGCGCAGATCTCAACATCTGGCACAACTGATGGGATTATGGTGACCACGATAAAGCTTGTCTTTAGGTTGCAATAGTGTTCTAAAAATTATAATTGGCCCAAACAAGAAGCACATGCCAATATCCAAGTGAAAAGAATTAGACGATACACATCTTTAATTAGACTGagccaacacaacacaaccagTTTTACAGTATGTAATCCTTGTAAAGACAAAGAACCCAGAATACTTACACCCGGCTGCTTCATCTTCTGAAGGGCAAACTTAAGAAGGTAAGACAGCTGCTCTATAGTTAGCATCATCATGGCTTTGCTTTGTGTCTCTATACACTCAGCGACTGTTATTTTCTGAAAAACATTAAGAGGAACAAAGCTGAAACATCGTTCTCATTCTATTACTGCACAGATTCAGGACTCGCAACAAACTTACTGAGAAGTCCtcagtaattaaaaacaaatgacaatctttttttttactctggtTTTAACACCTGTACACTTTACACATTCCTGGGTGAGTACCTCACACTCCGGACAGAACCAGTCGCCCTCGGGCTCGGCTGGTAGTTTGAGGCACTTGGCGTGGTACACCCTGGGGCAGAGCTCACAGCAGAGCACCTGGCCCTCGCGGTGGCACAACCAGCAGTAGAAGTCATTCCTGCCGTCCTGCGGTACAACATCAACAGGGTCTGATGTGAGTGCTGGCTGCTTCACATAGTAAAAGGGACCATGTCTTAGTTCTGACTGGAATGTGggcaaaagaaacacaatgttTGGGAGGGTCAGAGATTAGAAAAGCCAAGCAGACAAGCATCAACAAAGCGTATATAACAGTTtcaaaagtccaaaacacaGGCTGCCCAGATAGACTAGTGTTACACAGAAATGTATGAATCAACAACTTGAAAGAACACAGTCATCCCCAATGTACAAAAAGGTAAATTGTGTGGGTGGCCTGGATGAAATGGGCAAAAGCTGGCTGGATAAAGTGGCAACTAATCATTTACAAAGACAGACGTAATATGCCATGGTAAGACCCTAGCAACCATTAACCAACTGTGGATTTGTGAACTGCTTTAAGCACAAAAGCTGTACAGCgtgcacataaaaacaaaagcttaaatGAATTATATGGTTGCCTGacacaacagagaaaagtacTAAAAAAGGTGGCAACCAAAGAGCAAATGTTAAAATCAGAAGTGTATGGATAGCACTTCATCAGAACTCAGTTCTCTCGTGTATAAAGCAATAAAGGTGTCAATGCTAGTAACATTTATTAAGATTAAGATACTTGTCGTATACATAGAATATCAACAATCGTCAACATAATGGACGACAATCTAGAACAAGTCATTTAGAAAGTGGTGACATACACTTATCATAGTGCATCACATATTGGTCCTAAAAAACTTGAATGATGGGATGTCAATGGAACTGAATAAAATTGGAAATCACAGGATAGCTCATGATGCATTGCAGCACTTCTTTCAAATATTTTAGCCCTGATCTGAACAGAaatcaaacacataaaaaacagcTGGACATTAACAGTATGCTAAACAGCCATAATCTCACAAAGCCTAAACTCAGCCTCAGCATGACAAGAACCACTGGCACTAGATCAGCCTTACAATAAAGTATTGAACAACGTTGCATCACCTAAGCCAGAATCAAACCGGTCAAAGTTATGCGCAGAAGAAGCCCATTTTAGCAGAAAATGAAAGTCTATGCACATTAGGCATTATTTTACAGGGACTtacatgttatatatattttatacatcTTTATGCTGTGTTTTCTATCTGATCTAATGGAACAGCTCAGCTGGCAAAATTTGGGATTGCACAGTTCAGTATTATGAGTTTCTAGTGAGCAGGGCGTTACATACTCAATGAACCctagctaaataaataaaggccTTTCAATATTGACACTAAATCAATGGCTGACATGTTTTCTCTATAGCAGAAAGCAAACTTTAACTAACCTCTCTGTCGTGTTATCTTTAAcagatcattattttttttgagCAAACGCTGATTACATAAGCTATCAGAAGTTTCCATTTGAGATAGTGAAATTATGTCACCACCATGCAACAATCATTTCTGGCAAAAACAGACAGTGGTCACTGAAGTTTAAAATGAACGCCCTTAACTGGCAAGTTCAGCTCAGAAAACACCAGAATAAAGGAATAAAGGCAAATTAACAGAGAAGCTAAAATGTCTGCTTTTGCATTTGCTTGCAATTGTGTGCCATCGCCAAATAAGTCATTTCCCTCATTGTTTCCCAAAGAAAGCTATTGTTACTGTGGTAAAAACAGGGGGCCAGCAACTTATCTTggtattcaaatatttctctctttttttctgtagagCATTTAAATCTGAGCAGACCACTGCAATGGCACGTGACTGAACAGGTTAGTGAGGGGAGATGAACAACTAAATGATCCTAGATAACTCATTCTCTCTGCCGGACAGAATACATGAAATAAtccataaataataaatgatggAGGGCAATTCCTTCAGGAATTCTTGAGACATTGCATTGATATTTACAGGATGGAAATCATTTTCCCAGACATTACCAAGTTACCATTTTAACATTTGGGTCAAAAGAGGAAATCATTTCAACAATCTATCATGTAAGAAATGTGTCTGAAACTGTGTCACACTTGGTGAAATCCCTTCATTATGGAAGCTTGTGCAAAAAAGAAGGAGACTCCCTCCAGGTGTTCCTGAAACATGTTGGTGCAAACAGGAAGGACATGAGGTTACAGTCACCTTTGACTATAACTTTCAGCACCAATTTGAGATCAGATCATCTTTGAGAACAAATGGATGTTTGGCCTAAATGTTAAACCATTTCCTCCAAGATTACTGAGACATCGCAAGATTGAGACTCATCCATTCCTAAGTAGAGCTGTAGATCCTGGTTTTACTGGGAGTATTAggcaagtgttttttttgtgttttaggtgatttgtccttttaaaatgtaggttgattaaaatattaaaatcagaTGTGTACTTTGTTTTGGGGTGATTGATACCTGGTCTTTGCTGTTGCCAAGAGCAcctggtttcttcttctttttcactgGGCAGGGGGAGGTTTCAGCAGAGGAGTGGCCATTGGATGAGTGAGAAGGACTCGGTATCTTACGTTTATGGGTCATCCTCTCTGTTGACCCTGTGTCTGAAATGGCAGACAAAGGTCAAGGATTACACAAGCCAAGAAGGACAAAGtgactgtctctttaaatcaggAATTGATACTGATAAAGACTCCATTTCCTCCATTGACACAGTCAGTTGAGGCTAGTAAACATGACAAAGTATACACAAATATAAcccattaaaacaaacacaaaatcaactTTCACCTCCTTGCCTAAATGACATAAAATGCctgtagaaaacaaacatttatcgTTACCTTTGGACCGTGTTGAGATCTCcatttcttctgttttagtCTCAAATTGTCCTTCGTCCTCTGCCACACTGATGAAGAGTCGGGCATCATTAAAGGTTTTATAGACTTTTTATATCTTCTATTTATGCATCAACATTATAGACATTTTTGACTACTCTTCAACAGCACTCTTTTCTGAGGTACTCTACAGGTGGGGCTTCTTTGCATCACAGTGGTCTACTCCCCTCAACCCATTACAGTGCAGATATTTGGGATAATAAAAGGCCTGTGTTGCTAACACATTTACAACtctaagtaagtaagtaagtgtGCTTCATATTTCATCtgtaaaatctattttaaaacccatcttcaaaacatttcttctaGTAAAGATAAACTCTCAAATCTGAGGATCAGGTTAAGATTTGATTTCTTTGGTTATATAGTTGCAAATATAGTTAAAATTGTTTCTGTGTAAAGTCAAGCTTCCAAGACCCAATCATTTAaaagtttctttctttctgggTTTGTGAAATACTAGAAAAGCACTAGGATGTCCTGAGTCCAGCAGCACCGTGCCTCtgacaaaaacagcatttgtttttcttctaaatgtCACATGTCACATCTGAACACCTAATGTAATGTCTAAACCAATGTAGAACTACACTGCAtgtgttgtttctctttctgtcataTGGGCACTATCTAGACTTTAACTTCCAATGAAGAGCTCTAAACTTACGACTCGATAACACATAAATAATATCATCCAAACTTCACATTAACACTTAAGGAGACTCATCGTGGCAGCTCTGACACACAACTTTTAAATGGCAAAATTGTTCTGAagtcattcaaaaacaaaaatcaaccaATGCTGGTACAAAGACACCTGTGTAGTGCAGTCATCCAATTATGTTAGCACCTTTCTCCCCAGACAACAGGTTTATGAAAGGGAAGGATGAAAACAATGAACTGTAGAATCTGAAGTGTGTTGACCTTCAGACATCCACAAGTGAACTGCATACAATAGACtctcgtgttttttttaaacaaccatTCACTGATCAAGTGACCAAACAACAGGCAGCATATCATAAGAGATTGTATAATCACAGCCCCAGCTTTGCTGAGAAACAATTCTTGAAATGCAAGCCATATGCCACCATGAACCACCATTAATTCAAAATCTGCCCAACAGGTTTATCTCAGTATCACAACAACCTGATTCACCTTGGTTTGCAGGCACCCTGTTGTCGATCCTATTATTGTTGACATTATCTCTGACGCCACAGCAGATGCATCAGCCTCTCAGCTCAGATGGCTTCAGTTTTGTTCTTATATATCACAGTTAGAGAATGGCCCCATTTCATGTCATGTGTAAATAatacacaggcacacactgaGAACAAAACATACTGCCTGCATCTCAATATTCATGTAAACCatcccacccccacccctcctcctcttcctctatcaCTAAAGAATAATGAAATGAGAGGACCACAGCAcatctgcagagacagacaggagtgCAGTGAAATGGCTGTGCTGGCCTCCACACCTAACCTGTCTGGACATCCTCAGACAATCTGCACAATCGACATCCTATCCTGTCCAAGGACAGGAAATACAGCagcaaaagacaaatagaaCATGTACAAGGAGGAAAATCAATGCTGCCCAtcctgacaaaaacatttttaaatcacaaacacagagcacatAATACAGACTATTGTAACCTCCTGATACAACCCTTCCCACACCCATCACTGCCGTAACATCCATGCTTCAATGTAGGAAATCAACAGCATACCTTTCTCCTTTCTCACATACAGATTCTTCAGCCTATTCTTTAATCTTTTCAATTATTGAGGGCGTTGGGGAATGAGGGAAAAGATGGGTCCAGGTTTCCCAGAAGGCCTTCTCTCCCTGCTGCTCTCTCCTGCAATTGTCAATCTTTAACCTCAGCTGCAGCCTGCCGATTGGCTTGAGCACCACACGGAGGTGCCTGATTGGGTGCTCAGCTCGGTGTGCCACACAGGCTCTCTTCTCCCCGCTCTCCTCAGACACAGTGCTGCAATGCAGAGAGGACTGCTCCTCACTGTcgctaaaaaaaaccctgaaaaccAAAGTCCTCTTTCCATTTAAACCCATGCAGACATATACTGGCTGTAGGTTTCTCTCAAACATTTAGGATACAGCTCTACAGGCTTGACAGGGAGAGGATCACATTCTCTTTCTCGCTCTGCTCTCAGCTAGTGTGTGCGTATGGCATCCATTTTgaactccctctctctttctctctctctctctctccttctctcctgaCCACTGTGCgccagagcacacacacacacagcaccagtCGAATCTGTCGTAAAGGACCACATGCAGCTTATTATCTGGCTCAGCATGTTGATGTGCAGCATGGGCCTTAATAATGGACACAAAGACAGTGGAGAAAATGTCACAGGCCTCTTGGACAGCAAAGAAGCTATAACCCCCTCCCTCTATCTTTCCAATGCCTCCTTTGCTAAAACCTGTGCATGATCAATTTCCGCCATGAGATCAGACATTTAGCAACAGCAGTCTGAAAACTAAAAACATGGTTAGCCAAGCTATACGTTTTCCATCTTCCGTCTGTTTGGAGTTGATTTTTCAAAGGCATGCAGTTAATTTAATCAGTATACATTTCAAACAAGTAGTACAAACTAATCATGCAAACACATGGGTAAATAAACAAtcatacaaaaagaaacacacccTGGCTGAAATGTCAAAGCCAACTCTATATCATGTATGTCTGGGAAGGTCAAATGTGGGATGTGGATACTTCAAAGAAAGGGTCAAACTAAATATGTTGTGTGCATCTGTGAAATGCAGGATTAAGTTTGCCTGCACCAATCCTCGCACCATTGTGGAATGAAGGGATTAAACGAATTACTAGGCACTATTCACgaaacacggggggggggggggggggggggggggggggggggggggggttgatttGCTGTTTCTGTGGATGCAGACTGGTCCTGAGCCCTGGTCAAGCAATATTATGTTCACCATTTCAACCAGGCCATAGAGCCCCTGCTAATATGTAAAAAGCACCTTTGTCAGCAGTATGgtctaaaaatgacaaaatacatCAACTCTACTGTATACTTCACCTGGATTACATCATATGTTTAAAATTCAAAGCTCAATGCTGACAGAAACAATGGAAATAGACACATCACTGAATCAAATGTATCTATTGTATCTGATTCATTTATACAGAAAAGAATAGCAACACCAACATcattgaataaaaacagaattgaATCTAACCTGATCCACTTCAAACAGGTTTTCAAGCAACTCAGGAGGAGATGTGGTTTTATGCAGAGCCTTTTCAGAGGAAGTCCTTCCcttctcctttccctctctcttacaTACAAATACTCAGTGTGCTTGGAGCAGAGGGACAGAAAGGGGAAGCTTTCTAAAATGGCTGAC
The Labrus mixtus chromosome 7, fLabMix1.1, whole genome shotgun sequence DNA segment above includes these coding regions:
- the zmynd8 gene encoding MYND-type zinc finger-containing chromatin reader ZMYND8 isoform X2 → MHPQSVAEDEGQFETKTEEMEISTRSKDTGSTERMTHKRKIPSPSHSSNGHSSAETSPCPVKKKKKPGALGNSKDQSELRHGPFYYVKQPALTSDPVDVVPQDGRNDFYCWLCHREGQVLCCELCPRVYHAKCLKLPAEPEGDWFCPECEKITVAECIETQSKAMMMLTIEQLSYLLKFALQKMKQPGDHPRLSSRSPHAASTQRKTFNWTEPFQKPVSLEQHPDYAEYIFHPMDLCTLEKNIKKKMYGCTEAFLADAKWILHNCIIYNGGNHKLTATAKVIVKICEHEMNEIEVCPECYLSACQKRDNWFCEPCSNPHPLVWAKLKGFPFWPAKALRDKDGQVDARFFGQHDRAWVPLNNCYLMSKEIPFSVKKTKSIFNSAMQEMEVYVENMRKKFGVFNYASFRTPYTPDNNFQMLLDPSNPSSTPVKPEKQEKIKLSFDMTASPKIALSRTMLSGVGVGGSTTGRRLPLSEMPRSPMSTNSSAHTGSDGEQESADKSQSKAPNSQFITGEESMDCAASPANPRAGPAGSSLESPKPFHSPAPGILKQEKTPATGSILNLNLDRSKAEMDLKELSETVQQKQEAKPVLTSPKRQIKSRFQLNLDKTIESCKAQLGIDEISVDVYKGVEQSESEDSDKSDSSDSEYASDEEQRTKDGQDTEPSEEAQKEPTQSKVKEQNPLSQDKEGKANSPTAPESSAENTSATSQDASNKVKIGKDSEKDCSEKTKGAPTLSGPREKAQVKEDTKQLLEDSDSERELVIDLGEDQGGKDRKRSRKSNNIAKESSASKLEGKAQTPSAVPSQSSAAPSTASNASTQSPMAIPVPMVSFTTPSPATASLTTVSSATANTPSSSSSPSASATPALKKQRPLLPRETVPVVQRAVVWNTTAKFQTSSQKWHMQKVQRQQQNQQPVAATQMQASSPRQGQAQVLTQTQAAGNSSTAVSSSSTQQSSQSTRYQTRQAVKAVQQKDPPISTSTSAVTLVSSSPASVSMMAASSSGTAATSTPVATDLYIPTASADVAADIAKYTNKIMDAIKGTMTEIYNDLSKSTSGNTIAEIRRLRIEIEKLQWLHQQELSEMKHNLELTMAEMRQSLEQERERLVTEVKKQMELEKQQAVDETKKKQWCANCRKEAIFYCCWNTSYCDYPCQQAHWPEHMKSCTQSATAPQQEPEAESTADPPNKGLGQTSSGSNSLRDTPVSAPTDKDCDMEKSTDNVAVTLS
- the zmynd8 gene encoding MYND-type zinc finger-containing chromatin reader ZMYND8 isoform X8; translation: MMMLTIEQLSYLLKFALQKMKQPGTEPFQKPVSLEQHPDYAEYIFHPMDLCTLEKNIKKKMYGCTEAFLADAKWILHNCIIYNGGNHKLTATAKVIVKICEHEMNEIEVCPECYLSACQKRDNWFCEPCSNPHPLVWAKLKGFPFWPAKALRDKDGQVDARFFGQHDRAWVPLNNCYLMSKEIPFSVKKTKSIFNSAMQEMEVYVENMRKKFGVFNYASFRTPYTPDNNFQMLLDPSNPSSTPVKPEKQEKIKLSFDMTASPKIALSRTMLSGVGVGGSTTGRRLPLSEMPRSPMSTNSSAHTGSDGEQESADKSQSKAPNSQFITGEESMDCAASPANPRAGPAGSSLESPKPFHSPAPGILKQEKTPATGSILNLNLDRSKAEMDLKELSETVQQKQEAKPVLTSPKRQIKSRFQLNLDKTIESCKAQLGIDEISVDVYKGVEQSESEDSDKSDSSDSEYASDEEQRTKDGQDTEPSEEAQKEPTQSKVKEQNPLSQDKEGKANSPTAPESSAENTSATSQDASNKVKIGKDSEKDCSEKTKGAPTLSGPREKAQVKEDTKQLLEDSDSERELVIDLGEDQGGKDRKRSRKSNNIAKESSASKLEGKAQTPSAVPSQSSAAPSTASNASTQSPMAIPVPMVSFTTPSPATASLTTVSSATANTPSSSSSPSASATPALKKQRPLLPRETVPVVQRAVVWNTTAKFQTSSQKWHMQKVQRQQQNQQPVAATQMQASSPRQGQAQVLTQTQAAGNSSTAVSSSSTQQSSQSTRYQTRQAVKAVQQKDPPISTSTSAVTLVSSSPASVSMMAASSSGTAATSTPVATDLYIPTASADVAADIAKYTNKIMDAIKGTMTEIYNDLSKSTSGNTIAEIRRLRIEIEKLQWLHQQELSEMKHNLELTMAEMRQSLEQERERLVTEVKKQMELEKQQAVDETKKKQWCANCRKEAIFYCCWNTSYCDYPCQQAHWPEHMKSCTQSATAPQQEPEAESTADPPNKGLGQTSSGSNSLRDTPVSAPTDKDCDMEKSTDNVAVTLS
- the zmynd8 gene encoding MYND-type zinc finger-containing chromatin reader ZMYND8 isoform X6; this encodes MQEGWESQGTVQSGVPRGINRCVAEDEGQFETKTEEMEISTRSKDTGSTERMTHKRKIPSPSHSSNGHSSAETSPCPVKKKKKPGALGNSKDQTEPFQKPVSLEQHPDYAEYIFHPMDLCTLEKNIKKKMYGCTEAFLADAKWILHNCIIYNGGNHKLTATAKVIVKICEHEMNEIEVCPECYLSACQKRDNWFCEPCSNPHPLVWAKLKGFPFWPAKALRDKDGQVDARFFGQHDRAWVPLNNCYLMSKEIPFSVKKTKSIFNSAMQEMEVYVENMRKKFGVFNYASFRTPYTPDNNFQMLLDPSNPSSTPVKPEKQEKIKLSFDMTASPKIALSRTMLSGVGVGGSTTGRRLPLSEMPRSPMSTNSSAHTGSDGEQESADKSQSKAPNSQFITGEESMDCAASPANPRAGPAGSSLESPKPFHSPAPGILKQEKTPATGSILNLNLDRSKAEMDLKELSETVQQKQEAKPVLTSPKRQIKSRFQLNLDKTIESCKAQLGIDEISVDVYKGVEQSESEDSDKSDSSDSEYASDEEQRTKDGQDTEPSEEAQKEPTQSKVKEQNPLSQDKEGKANSPTAPESSAENTSATSQDASNKVKIGKDSEKDCSEKTKGAPTLSGPREKAQVKEDTKQLLEDSDSERELVIDLGEDQGGKDRKRSRKSNNIAKESSASKLEGKAQTPSAVPSQSSAAPSTASNASTQSPMAIPVPMVSFTTPSPATASLTTVSSATANTPSSSSSPSASATPALKKQRPLLPRETVPVVQRAVVWNTTAKFQTSSQKWHMQKVQRQQQNQQPVAATQMQASSPRQGQAQVLTQTQAAGNSSTAVSSSSTQQSSQSTRYQTRQAVKAVQQKDPPISTSTSAVTLVSSSPASVSMMAASSSGTAATSTPVATDLYIPTASADVAADIAKYTNKIMDAIKGTMTEIYNDLSKSTSGNTIAEIRRLRIEIEKLQWLHQQELSEMKHNLELTMAEMRQSLEQERERLVTEVKKQMELEKQQAVDETKKKQWCANCRKEAIFYCCWNTSYCDYPCQQAHWPEHMKSCTQSATAPQQEPEAESTADPPNKGLGQTSSGSNSLRDTPVSAPTDKDCDMEKSTDNVAVTLS